The genome window TGCAATTGGATTCATAGAAGCTATGATGATACCTGGAGTCATAGAATATtctctctctttattttttgCAAAACTTGTAAGCTATACATTCCTATATTGGTTACCATTGTATATTGCAGCTTCCAGTGagtattctttaaattataattaaaaattgtatatattatactaaaatattatgtaactatttttgttcatttttagCTACTTACAGCACAACATTAAGTGCAGATCTTTCTACTTTATTTGATGTTGGTGGCATAATGGGTGCAATAGCAGCTGGTGTTTTGTCTGATTATACTGGAAAAAGTGCTCTAACATGTGCAGTCATGCTTGGATTTGCAGTTCCAgtggtatataacttttttaaattaaaaatttataaataacttatataaataacgtaaaatgttaataatttgtaGCAACTtaagatttaaatatcattattagattaataattatttatttctatagagtataattttttgtaattcaCTATATAGTTATTCCTATATGACTACATTGGGAGTACTGGTTGGGCAATCAACATAGTATTGTTACTAATAGCTGGTTTATTAGTAAATGGACCATACGCATTGATAACAACTGCAGTATCTGCTGAACTAGGAACCCATCCCAGTTTGGGAAACAATTCTAAAGCTTTAGCAACAGTTACTGCAATTATCGATGGTACAGGCAGTATTGGAGCTGCTGTAGGTCCACTGTTAGCAGGAGTGGTAGCTCGTTGGACTGGTTGGCATAATGTGTTTTATATGCTCATGGTTGCTGACATGTTGGCATTATTGGTAATTTTACTCAACATCAAATATCTAAGAAATAACCCATATTCCAATTTTGTAATGTAACATATACTGTTTTAGCTTTTATCAAGGTTAGTTTACAGAGATATACAACTATATAGACGACGGCGGAGGgccatttaattttattctcatACATTATGTAAAAGATAATGGATGtacgtaaataaacaaattcttcaaatatgtatttgtattttaacttttttataaatgataaaatgtataaaatattgcactttATGTTCAATCATGTCAAATTATATATGTCtaaaatgtatgtattattaagTTCTAGAAATAGTTAACACCAGTGCACCTGAATAAAcagtatatttttacaacttAGACTATTAAAActtgttatttaataaaatgccaagaagaaagaaacaattttatttcacaaattaaaaatataataagtcactcataaacaattaaataaaaataagtatcTCTTAACATCAAGGAATGCCTGTTGGAATTATGTAACTAATAGAATCTGCAAATTCACCCCATGCTGCTCTTTGTGTTTGAAATGTAACGATCCATGCTAAAAGAGCAGCTGACCATATAGTTGCTCCAATTGCAGAAAATATTAcatctgaaaattaatatgaacaaaatatatgttatacattaGACAGTggtgttataaaaaatatgaccTACATCTCTTAATTTGTTTTTGTTCCTCGTAATGTGGTTCAACAAAAGCTTCTTTTGCAAACCAAATAGCATTCACAGCCCAAAGGAACGGTAGAAAAACAA of Bombus fervidus isolate BK054 chromosome 16, iyBomFerv1, whole genome shotgun sequence contains these proteins:
- the Pen-2 gene encoding presenilin enhancer, gamma-secretase subunit, whose product is MDLSKIPNDKKLYLCKWYFRAGFVFLPFLWAVNAIWFAKEAFVEPHYEEQKQIKRYVIFSAIGATIWSAALLAWIVTFQTQRAAWGEFADSISYIIPTGIP